The following proteins are co-located in the Stieleria sp. JC731 genome:
- a CDS encoding PEP_CTERM-anchored TLD domain-containing protein, translating into MPTAANMRLLATLFVLANAGLLSATNESKIESWLGQGNLDFTNVFTKTSGSDSYAFHAAVDGLGPTITLMRLSHVEGNPNDRAVGQILGGYNPQSWNSSNSYNITANNADRTGFIFNLSTDTKFDQRLSGTSSDPFENGFGRYQTFNWGGRGPAFGGGHDLTLGNDLTHGYTRQFSYGVAGSGSLAASRFGENLLGDSLYNSTRTMATGGLTDFSVDEFEVFTFAPASPPTGAGTVPEPASVALFGLLGLGTIARRRR; encoded by the coding sequence ATGCCTACTGCAGCAAACATGAGACTATTAGCAACATTATTCGTTCTGGCGAACGCGGGCCTTTTATCGGCGACCAACGAATCCAAGATTGAGTCCTGGCTTGGGCAGGGCAACCTGGATTTCACGAACGTCTTCACGAAGACGTCGGGCTCGGATTCGTACGCTTTCCACGCTGCCGTGGATGGCCTTGGACCGACGATTACCCTGATGCGGCTGTCCCACGTCGAGGGTAACCCAAACGACCGAGCGGTCGGGCAGATTCTAGGAGGCTACAACCCGCAGAGCTGGAATTCGTCCAACAGCTACAACATCACTGCGAACAACGCGGACCGGACGGGGTTCATCTTCAATCTGTCAACAGACACGAAGTTCGACCAGCGGTTGAGCGGCACGTCCTCCGATCCTTTTGAGAACGGTTTTGGTCGATACCAGACTTTCAATTGGGGTGGCAGAGGCCCGGCTTTCGGTGGTGGTCATGACTTGACTTTGGGAAATGACCTGACTCACGGCTACACGCGACAGTTTTCGTATGGTGTGGCGGGTTCGGGCTCTTTAGCAGCTTCTCGATTTGGCGAGAATTTGCTCGGCGATAGTCTCTACAACTCGACCCGAACGATGGCGACTGGCGGCCTCACCGATTTCTCGGTCGATGAGTTTGAGGTCTTCACTTTTGCTCCGGCTTCGCCTCCGACCGGTGCGGGCACTGTTCCGGAGCCCGCGAGCGTTGCCCTGTTTGGCTTGCTTGGGTTGGGTACGATCGCTCGACGTCGTAGATAG
- a CDS encoding DUF5685 family protein: MISTIDLGCLGDETLFGFLRGNQCDRRYRQVYATVCSSLRHRHGFRLLPFVSYEAVWLHCLAVDLQLIPAPASDMVTCCKTQRRHSPLAKTPVPCASQAVPGLEPTAMLEFDLAFTVLLVQTKLDDDVRDRNSIIAKLLRRLYRSAWNQTKDFFAALDPEFNDKLQGLFSDHLKLERQERPIQLEQYCGPTGAAFAEVFELGAKAIAASTDLANSESIQQQFRQAGEQIGRALIAFDCAMDFDADQRRGDFNPLADGNAIFDALNYSQQQLCQLGFQIDQWVAERCIAGRSLAGFRVAEGCEVANPMTTTVLKQLIRKIGRHKQTRVKKEFSSSYKQARADRHWISLSPKRLQHGFCDCDCCCDVGGCDSCCGAGDAGCVSEGCGSDGCGILVCSCPCDAFCTDCQNDDTKRKAKGGESDDSEADMPLINMGTEAIARTKLSPYGTIGLGETFAGMDRASDCSSADGQEYPAKSDRGVIEPGSRVRVIGRKPFGFLVREVE, from the coding sequence ATGATTTCCACGATCGATTTAGGTTGCCTCGGAGACGAAACATTGTTCGGGTTCTTGCGCGGAAATCAGTGCGATCGCCGATATCGCCAAGTCTATGCGACAGTCTGCAGCTCCTTGCGTCATCGCCACGGTTTTCGCCTGCTCCCCTTTGTCAGCTACGAAGCCGTCTGGCTTCATTGCTTGGCAGTCGACTTGCAACTGATTCCGGCTCCGGCATCCGACATGGTGACTTGCTGCAAAACGCAACGTCGGCATTCACCACTGGCCAAGACACCAGTTCCATGTGCTAGCCAAGCGGTTCCGGGATTGGAACCCACAGCGATGTTGGAATTTGATCTCGCGTTCACGGTTCTTTTGGTGCAGACCAAACTGGACGATGACGTTCGCGACCGAAATTCGATTATCGCGAAACTGTTGCGTCGGCTTTATCGTTCGGCTTGGAATCAAACGAAGGACTTTTTTGCTGCGTTGGATCCCGAGTTCAATGACAAACTGCAAGGTCTGTTTTCAGATCATCTGAAACTCGAACGGCAAGAACGCCCCATACAACTGGAGCAATACTGCGGTCCAACAGGTGCGGCCTTTGCTGAAGTCTTCGAGCTGGGGGCCAAGGCGATCGCTGCTTCGACAGACTTGGCAAACTCTGAATCGATCCAGCAACAGTTTCGACAAGCCGGCGAACAAATCGGCCGGGCTTTGATCGCGTTTGACTGTGCAATGGATTTTGACGCCGATCAGCGACGCGGCGATTTCAATCCGCTTGCAGATGGAAACGCGATTTTCGATGCGCTCAACTATTCGCAGCAGCAACTCTGCCAATTGGGATTCCAGATTGATCAATGGGTTGCAGAGCGCTGTATTGCTGGGCGTTCGCTTGCTGGGTTTCGGGTTGCTGAGGGTTGTGAAGTGGCAAACCCGATGACAACAACGGTACTGAAACAATTGATCCGCAAGATCGGTCGCCACAAGCAAACGCGGGTTAAGAAAGAATTCTCGAGTTCTTACAAACAGGCCCGTGCTGATCGACATTGGATATCGTTATCGCCAAAGCGATTGCAGCATGGGTTTTGCGATTGTGACTGTTGCTGTGATGTTGGCGGATGCGATTCCTGTTGCGGTGCAGGCGACGCGGGCTGTGTGTCCGAAGGCTGCGGCTCGGATGGTTGTGGAATCCTCGTTTGTAGCTGTCCTTGTGATGCGTTTTGCACGGATTGCCAGAACGACGACACCAAACGAAAAGCCAAGGGCGGTGAGTCTGATGATTCAGAAGCGGACATGCCATTGATCAACATGGGGACGGAGGCGATTGCTCGGACAAAGCTTTCGCCATACGGAACGATTGGGTTGGGTGAGACGTTTGCGGGGATGGACAGAGCTTCCGATTGTTCCTCTGCCGACGGTCAGGAATACCCTGCGAAAAGTGATCGAGGGGTGATCGAACCGGGGAGCCGGGTGCGAGTGATTGGTCGAAAACCCTTTGGATTTTTGGTCCGTGAGGTGGAGTAA
- a CDS encoding terminase gpA endonuclease subunit: MADYDRSKKRMLRCGPNPRRPRWYVPPESINGVHTITFDANYWKSIAAARLTQDRETPGRWTLWGNHRTDHGAYADHLAAEEAIERSEKGLTGIIWQKKPKRENHWFDTFVGCVVAALVKGIQLPGFAMPTRKAPVKKKPQSPQTGPTLRSPKGHRSFWVTAR; encoded by the coding sequence ATGGCTGATTACGACAGGAGCAAGAAGAGGATGCTCCGTTGTGGTCCGAATCCAAGGCGTCCGCGGTGGTATGTTCCGCCCGAATCGATCAATGGCGTCCATACGATCACGTTCGATGCCAACTACTGGAAGTCGATAGCGGCTGCGAGGTTGACACAGGACCGCGAGACTCCGGGGAGGTGGACGCTATGGGGCAATCATCGGACGGATCATGGTGCATACGCGGATCATTTGGCGGCGGAAGAGGCGATTGAGCGTAGCGAGAAAGGACTGACGGGCATCATCTGGCAGAAGAAGCCGAAACGTGAGAACCACTGGTTCGATACGTTCGTTGGCTGCGTGGTGGCGGCTTTGGTGAAGGGCATACAGCTTCCGGGATTCGCGATGCCGACGAGAAAGGCCCCAGTGAAGAAGAAGCCGCAAAGTCCACAAACCGGCCCAACTCTCCGAAGCCCGAAGGGACACCGAAGTTTTTGGGTCACTGCGAGATAG
- a CDS encoding ATP-dependent nuclease, producing MKLNAVKIDSFKSLIDEELEFTHNCLSLVGINESGKTNLLKALSCLSSHEALAKSDTPKMQKSDPRVRFELSLTPEELEKALAILAEKQSLHQVDRKKASEIDVTYEVHFDRTTGKEHRSFTVSGLQLPKSASALTDIEGTEFCVVLKEDQFVPVSEAVIVDDKILKDTQAAVDASIQHSELSVQFRQIEMRLAALTRKQAENQKLISEKREEESAPSQSPTKPAPPDDSEDKSIDELAAEVESFATKISKLEVERAQTAKTLVTAEKSARGCQIGAVILKKEVELEKLLEKNEQARAALGDLDTDSDDDEIAATKNELEQTIKKNGVRIGELKKMLKVASQPIASIYSKDPKVFTWRVGNTLEGHLEDWLPRVVFWKYSNEYILSGETTFDVLNNAETLSSIPRPLVNLFRIGAEVQSLNELKLLLDEIATDSSERSRTQVKVNKNVDEFLKGVWEDYDQEIRVTLEHDRIRVEFFDPNTDDASFYKMQERSQGCQTFVSFLMTIGAESRKGVIKNTLLLLDEPETHLHPSGVRFMLKELIKSAENNNRVVFATHSIFMIDKEKYDRHVIVKKKNERTRLQPSTRSRVGFFMQEEVLYSTLDVDVTSEIAPRLQHNFVFEGHGDAVLFETYYNKVLNATGRPFPIGKTSFHHGGKCSDIRKYFSQKPIQLGTHWVFVLDSDEPANNLKNFIQSKYKDFINKYIYVFQYSKSDLPGEIELEDLLPVQMMQEVASEAARKAGEDITGVNFDTGKSFATYFPTIVNGLEDGDVFKPIFKELLNLKIEKTVAQVKDDATFSELFPEFAAWIKTVIPTLLVGKTSRTKVK from the coding sequence ATGAAACTTAACGCCGTCAAAATCGATTCTTTTAAAAGCCTGATAGACGAAGAACTTGAATTTACACATAACTGCCTTTCACTTGTTGGCATCAACGAATCTGGAAAAACCAATCTGTTAAAGGCACTCTCCTGCCTGTCATCCCACGAAGCGTTGGCAAAATCAGATACGCCAAAAATGCAAAAGTCTGACCCGAGAGTTCGGTTTGAACTTAGCCTTACACCAGAAGAATTAGAAAAGGCACTGGCGATTCTCGCTGAAAAGCAAAGTCTTCATCAAGTTGACAGAAAAAAGGCTTCTGAAATTGATGTGACGTATGAAGTCCATTTTGATCGAACGACAGGGAAGGAACACAGGAGCTTCACCGTAAGTGGCTTGCAGCTACCGAAATCCGCGAGTGCACTCACCGATATCGAAGGCACAGAATTTTGCGTGGTACTCAAAGAGGATCAGTTTGTTCCTGTTTCGGAGGCAGTTATTGTCGACGATAAGATCCTGAAGGACACACAAGCCGCAGTAGACGCGTCAATTCAACACTCCGAACTCTCGGTACAGTTCCGGCAGATCGAAATGAGATTGGCAGCCCTCACGAGGAAACAGGCTGAGAACCAAAAGCTAATTTCGGAAAAAAGAGAAGAGGAAAGCGCCCCAAGTCAGTCGCCGACAAAGCCCGCACCACCTGATGATTCGGAGGACAAGTCCATTGATGAGCTTGCTGCGGAAGTTGAATCATTCGCCACAAAGATAAGCAAGTTAGAAGTCGAAAGAGCACAGACGGCGAAGACGCTGGTTACAGCAGAAAAATCCGCTAGAGGTTGCCAGATAGGAGCGGTCATTCTCAAGAAGGAGGTAGAACTCGAAAAGCTGCTCGAAAAAAATGAACAAGCTCGTGCTGCGCTCGGTGACCTTGACACTGATTCGGACGATGACGAGATAGCCGCTACAAAGAACGAATTAGAGCAAACCATCAAGAAAAATGGCGTTCGCATCGGGGAGCTGAAAAAGATGCTCAAGGTAGCAAGTCAACCAATAGCCTCGATCTATTCCAAGGATCCGAAAGTCTTTACTTGGCGAGTCGGAAATACTCTGGAAGGACATTTAGAAGACTGGCTACCTCGCGTTGTGTTCTGGAAATACAGCAACGAGTACATTCTTAGTGGAGAAACAACATTTGACGTCCTAAACAATGCTGAAACACTCAGTAGCATCCCTCGTCCTCTGGTAAACCTTTTCCGTATTGGTGCAGAAGTCCAAAGTCTCAATGAACTGAAGTTGCTTCTTGATGAAATCGCGACCGACTCCAGTGAGCGGAGCAGAACTCAAGTAAAGGTAAACAAGAACGTTGATGAGTTCCTGAAGGGCGTATGGGAAGACTACGACCAGGAGATTCGCGTCACGCTTGAGCATGATCGAATACGAGTGGAATTCTTTGATCCCAACACGGATGATGCGAGTTTCTACAAAATGCAGGAACGAAGCCAAGGATGCCAAACCTTTGTATCGTTCTTGATGACGATCGGAGCTGAGTCGCGGAAAGGAGTGATCAAGAACACCTTGTTACTCTTAGACGAGCCAGAGACCCACCTTCATCCGTCTGGAGTCAGGTTTATGCTTAAGGAGCTGATCAAGTCGGCTGAAAACAACAACCGTGTTGTATTCGCCACTCATTCGATCTTTATGATCGACAAAGAAAAATACGACCGACATGTCATCGTAAAGAAGAAGAACGAAAGGACACGATTGCAGCCCTCAACAAGGTCGCGTGTCGGGTTCTTTATGCAAGAAGAAGTCCTGTATTCGACGTTGGACGTTGATGTCACATCCGAGATTGCTCCACGTCTACAGCACAACTTCGTATTCGAGGGCCATGGAGACGCCGTGCTGTTCGAAACGTACTACAACAAAGTCTTAAATGCAACAGGGCGTCCGTTCCCGATAGGCAAGACGAGCTTCCATCATGGTGGAAAGTGCTCTGATATTAGGAAGTATTTTTCTCAGAAGCCGATCCAACTAGGAACGCACTGGGTCTTCGTACTGGATTCGGACGAACCAGCCAACAACTTGAAGAACTTCATTCAATCGAAGTACAAGGATTTTATCAATAAATATATCTACGTCTTTCAATATTCAAAGTCAGATTTGCCAGGGGAGATCGAGCTGGAAGATCTGCTTCCGGTGCAGATGATGCAAGAGGTAGCGAGCGAAGCTGCCCGTAAGGCGGGCGAAGACATCACCGGAGTAAATTTCGATACAGGTAAATCGTTCGCCACGTATTTTCCAACCATCGTGAACGGACTTGAAGACGGAGATGTATTCAAACCTATCTTTAAAGAGTTGCTGAACCTCAAAATCGAAAAAACGGTTGCCCAGGTCAAGGATGATGCGACTTTTTCCGAATTGTTTCCGGAGTTCGCAGCATGGATAAAGACCGTGATCCCGACTCTGCTCGTCGGAAAGACTTCGCGGACAAAAGTAAAATGA
- the mutS gene encoding DNA mismatch repair protein MutS, whose amino-acid sequence MTPMMKQYHEAKAACGDALLLFRMGDFYELFLEDAKAAADVLGLTLTSRDKDSANPTAMAGFPHHQLDGYLCKLIRAGFRAAVCEQVEDPKQAKGLVKREITRVVSAGTLTDDGLLDPREANYLAAVVLHNPQGRKQGDEPVAGIAWAELSSGRFCAGVFPVARIEDELARIGPAEVIYREDDAKFSPDTTAPWSWTARPAWSFAEDASAKSLCDQFQVGSLEGFGFTDDDSAAIRAAGAALTYLQETQTSGLDHFRTIAAHHRSGVLEIDASTRRSLEITRTLRTASREGSLVDAIDLTCTSAGSRVLADWIAAPLVSIGPIEARHDAIDEFVKHANLRSDVRRTLKQTFDITRLLARVATGRTGPRDLLQIAQTLSGLPELKAKLAGRDPKRLQQLESHLHLCPELRSELENAISEDCKLHASDGNFIKPGYNEELDALRKLAAGGKQWIAEYQQKQMDETGIPNLKVGYNKVFGYYLEVTNAHKDKIPQDFIRKQTLKNCERYITPDLKEYEEKVLSADEKATSREQLIYQDLVALTHQHLVTLGEVASAMAELDVLASLAEIAAQRNWVRPEMTDDSVLRIEGGRHPVLDVTLPQGEFVPNDCIQSPETGMILLITGPNMAGKSTYIRQVALITLLAQAGSYVPAKAATIGIADRIFARVGASDELSRGQSTFMVEMVETARILNTATSRSLVILDEIGRGTSTYDGLSLAWAITEHLHEQIGCRTLFATHYHELTQLQDTLPHVANLNVAVKEWNDEVVFLHRIVPGGADKSYGIHVARLAGVPAAVNERAKQVLSQLEADHLDSLNRPTIAPPQGHESIASGAYQLTLFGFADHPVLTQISKLDLNQMTPVDAIAFLQQAKKQIESHPTLR is encoded by the coding sequence ATGACACCGATGATGAAACAGTACCATGAAGCGAAAGCAGCGTGCGGCGACGCATTGCTTTTGTTTCGCATGGGTGATTTTTACGAGCTATTTCTCGAAGACGCCAAAGCGGCCGCCGATGTTTTGGGGCTGACTTTAACCAGTCGGGACAAGGATAGCGCCAATCCCACGGCTATGGCCGGGTTTCCGCACCACCAGTTGGACGGTTACCTCTGCAAACTGATCCGTGCCGGTTTCCGGGCCGCCGTTTGCGAACAGGTGGAAGACCCAAAGCAGGCTAAAGGTCTGGTCAAACGCGAGATCACTCGTGTGGTCAGTGCAGGGACATTGACCGACGATGGTTTACTAGATCCACGCGAGGCAAATTATTTAGCGGCGGTGGTCTTGCACAATCCGCAGGGCCGCAAACAGGGTGACGAACCGGTTGCCGGGATCGCTTGGGCTGAGCTTTCGAGTGGTCGTTTCTGTGCGGGCGTCTTCCCGGTCGCCAGAATCGAAGACGAGCTCGCACGCATCGGTCCGGCGGAAGTGATCTACCGCGAGGATGATGCGAAATTCTCGCCCGACACCACAGCACCCTGGTCCTGGACCGCACGGCCGGCGTGGAGTTTCGCCGAAGACGCGTCAGCGAAGTCACTTTGCGACCAGTTTCAAGTCGGCTCGTTGGAAGGCTTTGGATTCACCGACGATGACTCCGCTGCCATCCGAGCAGCAGGCGCCGCGTTGACTTATTTGCAAGAAACACAGACGTCGGGACTGGATCACTTTCGCACCATCGCGGCACACCATCGAAGCGGTGTTCTTGAAATCGACGCGTCGACGCGGCGCAGTTTGGAAATCACGCGAACGCTGCGCACCGCATCACGCGAAGGATCATTGGTCGATGCGATCGATTTGACGTGCACCTCGGCAGGGTCTCGCGTTCTTGCGGACTGGATCGCGGCGCCGCTTGTTTCGATCGGACCCATCGAGGCACGACACGATGCGATTGACGAGTTCGTCAAACACGCAAACTTGCGAAGCGATGTTCGTCGAACGTTAAAGCAAACGTTCGACATCACGCGTTTGTTGGCACGTGTCGCGACAGGACGAACCGGACCGCGTGACTTGTTGCAGATCGCACAAACGCTTTCCGGCCTACCAGAACTGAAAGCCAAACTTGCCGGACGTGATCCAAAGCGTTTGCAACAGCTTGAATCGCATCTGCACTTGTGCCCGGAACTTCGCAGCGAACTCGAAAACGCGATATCCGAAGATTGCAAACTGCATGCGTCCGACGGCAATTTCATCAAGCCAGGTTACAACGAAGAGCTTGACGCGTTGCGCAAGTTGGCCGCTGGCGGCAAGCAATGGATTGCCGAGTATCAGCAAAAGCAGATGGATGAAACCGGCATTCCAAATTTGAAAGTCGGCTACAACAAAGTGTTCGGTTACTATCTCGAAGTCACCAACGCTCACAAGGACAAGATTCCCCAGGACTTCATTCGTAAACAGACGTTAAAGAACTGCGAGCGATACATCACGCCGGACTTGAAAGAGTACGAAGAGAAAGTGCTCTCGGCTGACGAGAAAGCGACTTCGCGTGAGCAGCTGATTTACCAAGATTTGGTCGCGTTGACTCACCAACACCTAGTGACCTTAGGTGAAGTCGCTTCGGCGATGGCTGAGCTTGATGTGCTGGCGTCGCTTGCCGAAATCGCCGCGCAACGAAATTGGGTTCGTCCCGAGATGACCGATGATTCGGTCCTACGTATCGAAGGCGGACGCCACCCTGTGTTGGATGTCACGTTGCCACAAGGCGAGTTTGTTCCCAACGACTGCATCCAGTCTCCTGAAACTGGCATGATCTTGTTGATTACCGGGCCCAACATGGCCGGTAAAAGTACTTACATTCGACAAGTCGCATTGATCACTTTGTTGGCTCAGGCCGGTTCGTATGTCCCGGCGAAAGCGGCGACGATCGGGATTGCCGATCGGATCTTCGCACGTGTCGGCGCGAGTGACGAACTGAGTCGTGGACAGAGTACGTTCATGGTGGAGATGGTCGAGACGGCGCGGATTCTGAATACCGCAACATCGCGATCTTTGGTGATCTTGGATGAAATCGGACGAGGTACCAGCACCTATGATGGTTTGTCGCTTGCGTGGGCCATCACCGAGCATTTGCATGAGCAGATCGGCTGCCGAACTTTGTTTGCAACTCACTACCACGAGTTGACTCAGCTTCAAGACACGTTGCCTCATGTTGCGAACTTGAATGTGGCGGTCAAAGAGTGGAACGACGAAGTTGTGTTCTTGCATCGAATCGTTCCCGGTGGTGCGGACAAGAGCTACGGCATCCATGTGGCTCGCTTAGCAGGTGTCCCGGCAGCAGTAAACGAACGGGCCAAGCAGGTGCTTAGCCAACTGGAAGCCGATCACCTCGATTCCTTGAACCGTCCCACCATTGCGCCGCCTCAAGGACATGAGAGTATCGCAAGTGGGGCGTATCAGTTGACGTTGTTTGGGTTTGCGGACCATCCGGTATTAACGCAGATCAGCAAGTTGGACTTGAATCAAATGACACCGGTCGACGCGATCGCATTTTTACAGCAGGCCAAAAAACAAATCGAAAGCCATCCGACGTTACGTTAG
- a CDS encoding tyrosine-type recombinase/integrase translates to MMRIDLANARETWIDEAETDQERERRRNSDFLQYKDGDGVFADFHSNRHTFVTNLAASSANPKITQTLARHSDVNLTMNVYSHVAVQEQAEAVGRASLLVLVFMTLAIFRVRSRRGFGLRNFRMC, encoded by the coding sequence ATGATGCGTATTGATCTGGCGAACGCTCGGGAAACGTGGATCGATGAAGCGGAAACCGATCAGGAACGAGAACGCCGCAGGAACTCGGATTTCCTTCAGTACAAAGATGGGGACGGAGTCTTCGCGGACTTCCACAGCAACCGGCATACGTTCGTGACGAATCTGGCGGCTAGTTCGGCCAATCCGAAGATCACGCAAACGCTGGCGAGACACTCCGACGTCAACCTCACCATGAACGTCTACAGCCACGTGGCGGTCCAAGAACAGGCCGAAGCGGTTGGAAGAGCGTCCCTGTTGGTCTTGGTCTTTATGACGTTGGCTATCTTCCGGGTCAGGTCGCGGCGGGGATTCGGTCTTCGGAATTTTCGAATGTGCTGA